TCATAGATGTAATCGCCCAAATGAACCACAAAATCCAATTGTTCTTTAACCATATGTTCATAGGCTGTAAAGTAACCATGTTCATACTGTTGACACGAAGCGAATGCAAACGTCATGCTGGCTACTTCTGCATTTGCTGAAGGAAGTGTTTTTGTTTTTCCAACCGGGCTTAACTCATGACCGCTTTTAAATCGATAATAATAAATACGGTTTGGCTTTAATCCTTTTACATCAACGTGAACAGAGTGAGCAAGTTCAGGTCTAGCTATTTCTGTTCCTCGTTTGACAATTCGATGAAAATCTTCATCTTCGGCAAGCTCCCATTTTACTGGAACGGGTTGATTAGGCATTCCCCCGCCATTCAATGGGTCTGGTGCTAATCTTGTCCAAAGAACAATACTATCTGCTAAAGGATCTCCCGATGCGACGCCTAAAGTGAACGGATAACTTGAAAATTTAGGCGCTGCCGCTGAAACTTCTACTGCATTTAAACCGATAGACTGAGCAATTGTTAAGCCAAGTGATACTCCTGCTACTTTTCCAGCTCCTTGTAAAAAACGCCTTCTATCAAACCCTTTACTCGAAGAAAAACTGTTCTGTTTTACTTGCTCTATTAATTCGTGTAACGATTTATTTGCCACTGCACATGCCCCTTCCTCTTGATTTAACTCAAATTATAAAAGCTGTTTGTAAAAGAGGTATAAAGGATTGTAAAGAAGCATTTACCATAAAATAGGTATTTTAAACCATTTTATTTCATTGACAAAATAAGCGAACGGACGACAGCAACCTTTAAATTTCTGCATTTTCTTAATTTTCTATCTACAAATAGTTCTTTACGCTCGTTTTTCTTCATTCAAATTTTACAAAGTCCTAACAACTAAAAAAAGGCAGCATACCGAGGTATACTGCCTTTTGATTAAATATGAGAACGTAAATACGCATCAATAAACGGATCTAGATCTCCATCCATTACACTTTGCGTGTTTCCGACTTCCGTATTTGTGCGGTGATCTTTTACTAACGAATACGGATGGAATACGTAAGAACGAATTTGACTTCCCCATCCAATATCTTTTTGTTCTCCGCGGATTTCAGCTAGCTGTTCTTGCTGCTTCTCAATTTCTAACTGATACAACTTAGATTTTAACATCTTCATTGCTTGCTCACGGTTTTTAATTTGTGAACGTTCCGTCTGACAAGATACGACTACATTAGTTGGGAGGTGAGTAATACGAACAGCTGAATCTGTTGTATTGATATGCTGACCTCCGGCACCGCTTGCACGGTACGTATCAACCTTCAAATCTTCCGTACGAATATCAATTGAAATTTCATCGTTAAATTCCGGCATTATGTCGCACGATACGAATGACGTATGACGACGGCCTGATGAATCAAACGGAGAAATACGAACGAGACGATGAACGCCTTTTTCAGCTTTTAAATACCCGTACGCATTATGGCCTTTAATTAAAAGCGTTACACTTTTAATACCAGCTTCATCCCCAGGTAAGTAATCAAGTGTTTCTACTTTGAAACCTTTTTTCTCCGCCCAGCGCGTATACATACGTAGTAACATTGAACCCCAATCCTGTGATTCTGTTCCACCAGCACCTGGGTGCAATTCTAAAATGGCGTTATTTTTATCATACGGCTCGCTTAAAAGCAGCTGTAATTCAAAGTCGTTCATGCCTGAAATAAGCTCTTTTAGTTCACTAACTAGTTCTTCTGCTAAATCTTCATCGTATTCTTCTTTTACAAGTTCATGAGATATCTGTAAATTTTCGTATGTTTCATCTAAGTGGTTAAATTGATTTACTGCATCTTTTAAACCATTGGCTTCATTAATAACAGTCTGAGCTGCCTGCTGGTCATTCCAAAAATTTGGATCAGCCATAGTCTCATCTAATTCATCGATACGAGCTTGTTTTGTATCGAGGTCAAAGAGACCCCCTAAAGTCCGCTAATCGCTTAGCTGTTTTGTCAAGTTCTTGCTTAATTTCTACTAAATCCATGAGTTAAACACCTCTATTTTATTTTTGACGCACAGGAAGGAAATGAGAAGACTCATTTCCTTCCTGTACTAGTTCATTCTATACTAATTGACTCTTATTTTATGATTCTTTACCGCAGCAGTTTTTATACTTTTTGCCACTTCCACAGATACAAGGATCATTTCGGCCAACTTCTATCGCATTTACTTTTGGCTTCTTCTTAGCCGGCGCGTCTCCTTCTTTTGGATGAACAGCCGCCTGACCTTGCGCTACTTCTTGACGCTCAAGGTTGTTGTTAATTTCTGCTTTCATGATATACTTCGTCACTTCTTCTTCAATGGTTGCAATCATATTTTCAAACATCGCAAAACCTTCCATTTGGTATTCGCGAAGAGGATCTGTTTGGCCGTACGCACGAAGGTGGATACCTTGGCGAAGCTGATCCATCGTATCGATATGATCCATCCATTTAGAATCAACTGCTCTAAGAACAACTACTTTTTCGAATTCACGCATTTGTTCTTCAGGGAGCTGCTCTTCTTTTTCATTATAACGAGCTTTTGCATGATCTACCAGCAGTTCTACCATTTCTTCAGGCTCTTTACGGCGAAGATCTTCTTCTGTGACTTCACCTTCCTCAAGAACATTAGCATTTACGTAATCAATAATCGCTTGTAAATTCCATTCTTCTTCTAATTCTTCACGCGGTGTATTTACCTCAACCACACGCTGTAGCGTTGATTCAATCATACGTTCTACAATCGCACGTAAGTTGTCTGAATCAAGCACTTCAAAGCGCTGTTTGTAAATAACTTCACGCTGCTGACGAAGAACATCATCATATTGAAGCAATTGTTTACGCGCATCAAAGTTATTACCTTCAACGCGTTTTTGAGCGGATTCAACAGCTCTTGTTACAATTTTACTTTGAATTGGCTGTGAATCATCCATACCAAGACGATCCATCATCGCCATCATATTATCAGAACCAAATCGGCGCATTAATTCATCTTCCATGGATAGATAGAATTGAGACACCCCTGGGTCCCCTTGACGTCCAGCACGTCCGCGGAGCTGATTATCAATACGGCGTGATTCATGACGCTCTGTACCAATTACAGCAAGACCTCCAGCTTCAACGACACCTTCACCTAGTTTAATATCCGTACCACGACCGGCCATATTCGTTGCGATTGTTACCGCACCTTTGTGACCCGCATTCTCGATAATATCCGCTTCACGCTCATGCTGTTTTGCATTTAAAACGTGATGGCGAATGCCTTTTTTCTTTAATAATGCTGATAAAACTTCAGATGTTTCAATCGCAACTGTACCAACAAGAACAGGCTGTCCTTTTGCGTGGCGCTCGGCAATATCTTCCACTACCGCATTAAACTTGCCTTCCATTGACTTGTAAATTAAA
The genomic region above belongs to Priestia megaterium and contains:
- the secA gene encoding preprotein translocase subunit SecA; its protein translation is MLGLFKKVFDGNQRQIGRLEKMADQIDALGPEIASLTDDQLREKTAEFQQRYQNGESLDNLLDEAFAVVREAAKRVLGMYPYKVQLMGGISLHEGNISEMKTGEGKTLTATMPVYLNAITGKGVHVVTVNEYLASRDASEMGRLYEFLGLKVGLNLNHLTREEKQEAYAADITYSTNNELGFDYLRDNMVLYKEQMVQRPLHFAVIDEVDSILIDEARTPLIISGSAQKSTALYIQANAFVRTLDKETDFTFDIKTKSVQLTEEGMSKAERAFGIENLFDISHVALNHHINQALKAHVTMQNDVDYVIDEDQVVIVDQFTGRLMKGRRFSDGLHQAIEAKENVEIQNESMTLATITFQNYFRMYEKLSGMTGTAKTEEEEFRNIYNMHVVVIPTNKPISRDDKADLIYKSMEGKFNAVVEDIAERHAKGQPVLVGTVAIETSEVLSALLKKKGIRHHVLNAKQHEREADIIENAGHKGAVTIATNMAGRGTDIKLGEGVVEAGGLAVIGTERHESRRIDNQLRGRAGRQGDPGVSQFYLSMEDELMRRFGSDNMMAMMDRLGMDDSQPIQSKIVTRAVESAQKRVEGNNFDARKQLLQYDDVLRQQREVIYKQRFEVLDSDNLRAIVERMIESTLQRVVEVNTPREELEEEWNLQAIIDYVNANVLEEGEVTEEDLRRKEPEEMVELLVDHAKARYNEKEEQLPEEQMREFEKVVVLRAVDSKWMDHIDTMDQLRQGIHLRAYGQTDPLREYQMEGFAMFENMIATIEEEVTKYIMKAEINNNLERQEVAQGQAAVHPKEGDAPAKKKPKVNAIEVGRNDPCICGSGKKYKNCCGKES
- the prfB gene encoding peptide chain release factor 2 (programmed frameshift), giving the protein MDLVEIKQELDKTAKRLADFRGLFDLDTKQARIDELDETMADPNFWNDQQAAQTVINEANGLKDAVNQFNHLDETYENLQISHELVKEEYDEDLAEELVSELKELISGMNDFELQLLLSEPYDKNNAILELHPGAGGTESQDWGSMLLRMYTRWAEKKGFKVETLDYLPGDEAGIKSVTLLIKGHNAYGYLKAEKGVHRLVRISPFDSSGRRHTSFVSCDIMPEFNDEISIDIRTEDLKVDTYRASGAGGQHINTTDSAVRITHLPTNVVVSCQTERSQIKNREQAMKMLKSKLYQLEIEKQQEQLAEIRGEQKDIGWGSQIRSYVFHPYSLVKDHRTNTEVGNTQSVMDGDLDPFIDAYLRSHI